From Mobula hypostoma chromosome 3, sMobHyp1.1, whole genome shotgun sequence:
tgggcaaattcatggcagatgcaatttaatgtggataaatgtgaagttattcactttggtggcaaaaataggaaaacagattattatctgaatggtggccgattaggaaaaggggaggtgcaatgagacctgggtgtcattatacaccagtcattgaaagtgggcatgcaggtacagcaggcggtgaaaaaggcgaatggtatgctggcatttatagcgagaggattcgagtacaggagcagggaggtactactgcagttgtacaaggccttggtgagaccacacctggagtattgtgtgcagttttggtcccctaatctgaggaaagacatccttgccatagagggagtacaaagaaggttcaccagattgattcctgggatggcaggattttcatatgaagaaagactggatgaactgggcttgtactcgttggaatttagaagattgaggggggaactgattgaaacgtataagatcctaaagggattggacaggctagatgcaggaagattgttccagatgttggggaagtccagaacgagtggccacagtttgaggatagagaggaagccttttaggaccgagattaggaaaaacttcttcacacagtgagtggtgaatctgtggaattctctgccacaggaaacagttgaggccagttcattggctatatttaagagggagttagatatggcccttgtggctacgggggtcaggggatatgaagggaaggctggggcggggttctgagttggatgatcagccatgatcataataaatggcggtgcaggcttgaagggccgaatggcctactcctgcacctattttctatgtttctatgtttctacaaacaAAGATAAAGAGAAATGTATCTAGGACGAAAGAGCTGTGAATTGAAAAGAGATGTATGTTGTAGCCAGTCCCCATATTTTCAGGAATCTTTCTCCCTATTTTGTTTCTTCATCATTGCCTTCTCTAGGAATTTGATGAGTTCATGCaatcaaggaatttcattgctcctaggtgtacatgacaataaactaatctgaatcttTAGCAACATGTAAAATACTGAGGAACTCAGTGGCTCAGGTGgcttctgtggagagagacagacaatcaatgttttggtccAGTCGTCTTCATCTCGactgaaagagagaggggagctAGCCAGTATTAAAGTGTGGAGGGAAGGGATGGTGCAAGGCCTAGCAGGCAGTGGGTAAATCTGGGTGAGGAGGAATGGAAAGGCAGACTGGGGAGGGTAAGTTGAATTTTCCCCAGTTCATCTATGTCCACCACATCTTTCCTCAATAACCTTTCTACTCCTTGGCCTAGTCTATTGCCAGTTTGTGGCTTAATGCAAACTAAAGGAGCAGCACCTTCTATTCAACCTAAATAGTCTATAACATGATGACACActctttcttttcccttttctatCCACTCCTTCACCCATATATTCCTCCCACTGGTTCCCTTTCCCCACTATTCCCATCTGCTttcctcatctccctcccttGACTCCATGTTCCAGTTTCCTGTCAGATCCCATCACCTTCAGCACTTTATTGCTTTCACTTCCTAGCTTCTGACATTATTTCCACATTCCCCTCCCCCATATGCCTTTTACCACTCCTCACCCgcatccacctatcacttgccagctcttgctccaaccCTTCCCACTACCTGTCTGCACTGGCTATTTCTCCTTTACACTCCAGATGAAGTGTCTCAACATGAAAAGTTGATTGAGcactcctctccataggtgctgtctgacccactgatttcctccacAATTTTGTAAGTTGTTCCAGATCTCCACATCTCTAATCTCTTGTGCATTTCAAATCTGTATCTTTGCTCTTTGAGGTTAAAGAGTTGTGATGCAGGACAATGATTTATCCTTCTGGCCCTCCTTAAACCTGATCTACGTAACTGTGAATTGTTTGTTTTGTGTGGTGAGTTCTAGTTGGAATTCTTAGCTGCTTGAGAAAAAATGTCAGTGATGAAAAGATCATGAAATAATGCTCTTGGAGAACTGCTTCTACACTGGGAGAAGGGATGGTCATCAGTTAAATTCTTCAACTATTGACAACATGTACAAACGTATCATcaagaagcaggtacagaagcctgaaggcatgtgcTCAGCGAttagggaacagcttcttcccctcagccatccagTTCCTACATGGACagtgaacccttggacactacttcactttttaaatatatatttctgttattttacatagtttttaatctatttaatatgcgTGCTCTgtaatcaatttatttatttatattattttgttttttcctcttctattgaattgctgcttctaagttaacaaatttcatgacacatgccagtgataataaacctgattctgattcaaatatcCCCTCTACTCGCCAATTCTCCTGCCAGAGTTCAATCCATTCAGTATAATCAGTTAATACATTAGAATCCAGTATTGATAAATAACATACCTACAATCATTATTAACACAGCTCTTGTGTACAAGAGATTTCAAACTGTGAGAGATGTTGGCTGTGAATCATTTGAAACGTAACATGAAGAAAAATTATGttaaataatacattttggtcggtttattgactacagtttgcAAAATAATTCATTATTTGTTGTTTAACTTCAAAATACTTAAGTTATAACGTAGTTAAGTAATATATACTCTTTGCATATGTATGACattttttacagtcagttttttcCTGATCACTGAAAGCTCCCTGATTCTCAATATTTCCTCAGAATATTTTGTCATTCTGCATTGAACTCTGAACAACAAGTTCTTTTTTCTGGACATCTTTGGATCTAATATTATCTAAGTTCCTCCATAAGACACAGTGAGCCCTCTTTCCTGACGTATTTTTTTTGCCAGAATGAATAGTTGATAAAAATTCATGTATTAATATTATCCTATTTACTGTTACCCTTAGTAATAAATTTCCCTAAATCGTTCGCTCTTATACCTCGTTCCTTTGTCATTTCCTTAGCTCAGATTCGAGACCCTTAGTTTCTGTTTCTAATGTTTCAAATTTtaatcttaatgaagaattctatTATTAGATTTCTCTTCCATAGAACACCACACACACTAAGATCGTTAATTATTAATTTCTTATTGCACATAACCTGAACTAGATAGCACGTTCCAGGTTGCAGCGAGGTTTACTTGGCAAGAACAACGGACACGGTCACCGCCTCCAGTTTCCAGAGCTTCTGTGTGCGGCACCTGCACTGAGATCTGCGAGTTGACTTCAGCCAGTGGCGGACGTGCTGGAGCGGAGCCGCTTACAACCCGAGAGCAGGCAGCTTCGGCTGGACACCCACGCCAGCCACAGCCTGCCCGCTGTTCAGGCTAGGTGTGACAGCACCGACTTCTCCTCTGTCCCCCGCATCATGAGACACAGCCGTTCACCACCtacaggctctataaggcacgtgtgagaccacacacacacttattgtgtgcagttttggcctccttattttagaaaggatatactgacattggagagggttcagagaagattcacaagaatgatttcagaaatgaaagggttaccgtatgcagaacgtctggcagctcttggtctgtattccctggagttcaggagaatgagaggggatctcatagaaaccctcagaatgttaaaaggcctggacAGATTAGATAtgtcaaagttatttcccatggtaggggagaccAGGACAAGAaaacacgacttcaggattgcaggatgtccgtttagaacagagatgcagagaaattcctttagtcTGAGAGCAgtaaatctggaatttgttgccacgaacggctgtggaggccaagtcattgggtgtatttaaggcagagttagacAGGTTATTGATTAGCCAAgacatcaaagagtatggggagaaggcaggggagtggggatgactggaagaattggatcagcccgttATTGAATGAGTTGTGGGCACAAGCAGGTATGTGATGGGtggacaaacacaagaaaatctgcagatgctggaaatccacacaacacacacaaaatgctggaggaactcagcgggccaggaaCAATCTAGAAAAAGGAGTaaacggtcaatgtttcaggctgagatccttcaggattgtaagaaagatgagaagtcagagtaataaggtggagggaggggaggaagaagtacaaggtgataggtgagaggtgaaacctggcatattaccagaagttggagaaatcaatgacCATGCAATCAAGTTTGAGCCTATACAGCATATCAGTCGTTGGCCTCATCCACTgcagcgatgaggccacactcggattggaggaacaactccttatattccatccaagtagtctctaacctgatgacataaacatcaatttcttgaacttctggtagttGCGGGAGAGTTGTAGGGGCTGTAGGCAGGTTCAGAAGGTGGGGGAGATAAGAGGGGTAGTAAAGAGGTCAGAGAGATGAGGGAAAACAAAGGATGGGGATGGGGTTACTGGAGAGTAAAAAAATTGTTTTTGATGCTTTCATGTTCCAGAGCAacaagacagaatatgagatggtGCTTTTCCGGTTTGCTTCTGCCCTCAATGTGGTATGCATAGACATCTCAGTGTGGGATTGGAAAGGGGAGTTAATATGGCTGGCAACATGACTTTGATCTCTGGGGAGTGTGTAGACCACATGATTCATAGCCAGAGGCTTTAATACAGAATGTGACATGAATCAGAGACTACTGCTGTGAAAACCAGAGCTTTTGGAAATTTTACTCACCAGAGAGGTCCTGAGAGGATGTAATGCCTCTGAAACCCCAGCACTCACTGATGTGCTGTTATTCACCTGCTGCCCTATGATCCTCGACCTTTCTGAATGGCGAGTTATTGCAATATCACCACCTCCACTAATGGAGTACCACGAGAGGGGTGACCATTGAAGGATTATATCTCCAGCTGCTTGCTGGAAGCAACACCCACTGTTAGTTAGAAAAGTTTCAATGTAGTGTAATATGCTCCTCAGTGGATTATGTTTATCCAACAGCTGAAGTCACATGCAAAGCTCCAATTTGTGACAATAAGATTGATAATTTCGTTGAACTTCAGGGCCTTAATGTAAACTATTATTTGAATTACAGGTTTAAAAGTCTTAATTTAAGAAGGAAACCATTTATGGACCATATATCTGCATATGAAGATGCATTTATTCTGTTGCctgcattttctttttcattCTGTACTTCAACTTCATTTAAAGTTTTATACACTCTgcaagattttggaacgaaacaACAGGCAGTGTTTTTAAATCCTTCGTATATGAAATCTATCAGTAAATTCTGGAAAGATAACGGTGTAAACGAGGGTTTTCTTTCCAGTGGTTTGATAATATTAAGTGCAGCATTGGACATGTGTGAGGAAGTTCGGTTGTATGGATTTTGGCCCTTCACCAAGGACATGAATGGAAACCAATTCTTCCATCATTACTACGACAATGTGTTGCCATCAAGGGCTCACAAAATGCCTGCTGAGTTCTACAAACTAATGCAGCTTCACATGAAAGGCATTGTGAAACTGCGAGCTGGTAGCTGTGAAAACGTAAGAAATTGATAAACTTGAAACAAAAAATCTTAATATTTTGTGATTGGGAAGCAAAAATAAACTTCCTTACAACTATTATTGATGCAACATAGAAAACATTCTGTCTGGATATTTAACagctctgcatgtgactgcaagaaactgctgaGAGTTTTGGACGTAACttagcacatcacggaaaccagcctcctctgtGGTAATTCTGTCAATATTTTGTGTGGAAAGATGCCTTTCAACCCAATGAGTTCAGGCCCATCCACTTTACATTAATCCTATGTTTTATTTTCCCTAAATTCTCTTCAATCCCCTTCCCCTTATCAACAactggcaatttacaatggccagttaacctaccattCCACACATCATTGAAGAGTCGGGGGAACCTATGTGGGAGCACCCAGAAGttacccacatgatcacagggagaacctgcaaactccagtAACAGAGCACCCAAAATCAGGAATGAATCTGGTTGCTGGCACTATGAGTCAGTTACTCAACTAGCAGAGCCACAGTGACAGGGTATAAATgtgcttttttaaatttatagTTTTCTCTTTCTTCAGATAAtctaataaaataaattattgcTACTGATAACATTTTATGATGCTGCACTAAATATGTTAACTAAAGTGTAACACTCTGgttaagattttactgctaatattGTAGGTTTTTGTAATGTTGCAACAGTTTTCCGTAGAAGCAGTGAGTTCttttggtaacacacatcaaagttgctggtgaacgcagcaggccaggcagcatctctaggaagaggtacggtcgatattttgggccgagaaccttcgtcaggactaactgaagaaagagctagtaagagatttgaaagtgggagggggagatccaaaatgataggagaagtcaggagggggagggatggagccaagagctggacaggtgattggcaaaagggatatgagaggatcatgggacaggaggcccagggagaagggaaagagggaggggggagaaaaacccagaagatgggcaaggagtatattcagagggacagagggagaaaaaggagagagagagagaaagaatgtgtgtatataaataaataacggatggggtatgggggaggggaggtggggcattagcggaagttagagaagtcaatgttcatgccatcaggttggaggctaccagacggaatacaaggtgttgttcctccaacctgagtgtggcttcatctttacagcagaggaggccgtggatagtctTATCGGAATGggatggccactcattttaattccacatcccattcccattctgacatgtctatccacggcctcctctactgtaaggatgaagccacactcaggttggaggaacaacaccttatattccgtctgggtagcctccaacctgatggcatgaacattgacttctctaacttctgctaatgccccacctccccctcgtaccccatccgttatttatttttatacacacattctttctcttactctcctttttctccctctgtccctccgactataccccttgcccatcctctgggattttcccccaccttccccttttcctttttccagcatctgcagatttcctcatgtttgtgttctTTTGGTAGTGTTTGGGTTATCGCTAAGGGGTTGTGACGTTCATGCATCCAATCATGATGgaagaattgggagaaggttctagagaatgctgggcaGAGAGGTTTTCTGATGGACACTGGGGTGAGTCGAGGTCTTTTTggcgagagatggagagagaagaatcTGAAGAGAACCAGCCGTAGGATTCATTCCAACGAAAGTGTGTGATTCGATGGAGTCCGAGAGGGGAAATCCTACTGGTGATCGGTGAATAGGAGTTGGCGCCGTGAGTACATCAAACACAtcagcttttggaagatttgagctccaacctgtgcacTTTTGACTTTTAATTATGGTGGGGGCCCTTtggtttttctctttttcttctttcATCTTAAATAACAGTGTATTTTGTGTGTAAGAGAAAGAGATATATGATTAGACTGACCAGATTTAAGTGTTCAATTACTTATATTCAGGTTCTGAATAAAGTTATTTTGATTTTGAACACCCAAATTGTAAGGAATGGTGAATATAACATATTTACAGGTAAGAAAATGTACATTGATTAATGGCTTTGGTAAAGCTTTGCAAAGTACAAATAATAAATTGAAAGTTCTTTTAATTCTGCATTTTACATCTTCTCCAAAATGGATCTAATTTTAAGACTTTAAAATTACCCAAGCAATGAACACAATTATGGAATTGCAAAATGTTTTTAACATGGAAAGAGACATTCAACCCATCCTGGCTCCACATATGAACAATCCAGTTCATCTCCCCATCCTTATAGCCCTGAGAATTATTTCAGATACTCATCCAACTTCTTTTTGAATGTTCTAATAGAATCTTCCACTCCAACTCCCCAGGTCATGAAAACAAATTGTATCACTATTGATTCTTTTGTCTTTCAGCCTCATTCTACGTCCTGTAGTTCCAAATCGTTCTGATGCTCAGACCAGGTTCTCTCCATCTACTCTCTATGATCTCGTAATGATTTTAAGTCCCTCTTTATAGGATCACATTGCAGCCATCAGCATTCCAAAGAGAACAAAACTAACTTCCTGACCATCCATAAAACTAACATCTCTCATCTTTGGAATCATAACCTAAGAATATAGTGTAAGTGGTTTCTTCTTTGACgttattgctaaggctaataaaatggcttctttgttatgttaaaaataaaatgtcttctctgtgatgttaactgctgagacagtggttctgtctctagcagcttgtttgggttatattactgataacgagaattgtatgcatttgctaaccaattgggacagatgttattctttcttgtgtgtctgtaagctattgttttcatgggtttggggcagaaggcgcgatgagGATAGAGAGGAGACGTGACGCTGTAAGCTAGGCAACGGAATGGACCTCgagtgggagtccgaggcccagggtcttcagcgaggagaggagacgaggacagactcatgtggagcgtctggtcgaccactgtggttggtcccaggcggtgggtAGAGGAGCTCgaaggggatcgaatggtggaaagaaaactccgttaattgagctccaacggttgtgcacgaagtggttgaactttgataagtttggcgtcTTTTACttcccttttatattttatctctattaattacatagttccagtaagatcgaGAATGTGTaattatttaattgcatatggtgttttgtctgttatttggtggggtggggtacatcacacaccATCGAcccaaacttaattacccagtttagTGGGGCCAAAGGATGTTCCCCCTAGAAAaaagtgagctgagcgagcctgaggcttaccaaggGGCTACAATAGGAAATTGTGCTATTTCTGTATATGTGTTGAAATTGAGTGCACCTGactagaccaaaagacataggagcagaaattaggccatttggcccatcgagtctgctctaccatttaatcatagctgatcctttatttttctcctcgtcagcatcgcatccctgctcttgtattctagacctcttgaaatgaatgctaacattacatttgccttcctctccactgacttaacctgcaagtcaacctttagagtgttctgcacaagggcttccaagtccctttacatctcagatttttagattttctccctgtttggaaagtagtctgcacatttatttctactaccaaagtgcatgaccatgtgttttccaacattatatttcatttaccacttttttgcccattttcataatctaagtccatctgcatccaacctgtttcctcaaaactacccgttCCTCCACCAatatttatatcatctgcaaacttggcaacagagcTATCTattttatcatctaaatcatttatatacagcataaaaagaagtgtccCCAACACCGAccattgcagaacaccactagacactggcagccaaccagataaggatccttttattcccagtcgctACGTCCTTCCAATTAGCCAATGTTCTAACTGTGTTAGTAgctttcctctaataccatgggctcataacttggttagcagccttgtgtgtggcaccttctcaaaagccttctgaaagtccaaatatacaacacccactgaatcccctttatctatcgtacttgtaatctcctcaaagaattccaatagctttgtcaggcaggattttccctgaaggaaaccatgctgactttgtcctatcttgtcccatGTCATCAagtacctcatccttaacaattgaccccaatatcttcccaacccctGAGaacaggctaattggtctataatttcctttctgctgccttcctcctttcttaaagagtggagtgacatttgctatttgCTATTAGCTGGCAccgtgccagagtccaatgatttttgaaagagcattgttaatgccaccacaatgtctaatgctacccctttcagaaccctagggtgcagtacATTTGGTCCAAatgacttgtgtacctttaggtcCTTAAGTTTTTTGAGTACCTtcttcccttgtaatagtaactgcacccacttctcttccttcacacactacaacatctggcacactgctcatgtcttccacactgaagactgatgcaaatgctcatttagttcatctgcccaTCTCCTTGTCCCACATTTTTATTTCTCATGCCTCTTTTTTAGTGGTCTATATTGACTTTgatctctcttattttttatatacttgaaaaagcttttactatccacttgaatattatttgctagcttgcttttatatatcatctttttccttccaatgactcttttagttgctgtctgtaggtttttaagaacttcccaatcctctatcttcccactaggttttgctttgttgtatgccctttctcttgcttttacattagctttgacttctcttgtcagccatggttgtagtattttgctatttgaatatttcttcagtTTTGGAGTACACATGCCCTGAAccatcctcattttccccagaatgctctgctgacatccctgccagcagttcCTTCCAATTTACCTTGGCCAACTCCTGTCTCGTACCACGTTAATTTCCCTTGCTTCACTGAAagactgctacatcagactttactttcctccatcaaatttcaagttgaactcaggcATATTTTGATCGCTGGTTCCTGTGGGTTCTTTTACCTCAAGGTTCCTAATCTCCTCtgtttcattacataacacctaatccagttTTGCTGATCCCctcgtaggctcaatgacaaactgctcttaaaagccacctcttaggcattcaacaaactcactctcttgagatccattatcaatctgattttcccagtcaaACTGTATGTTAaattctcccatgactatcataacattgcccctttgacatgccttctctatttcctgttgtaatctgtggtctacCTCCCAGCCACTcttgggaggcctgtatgtaactgccatcagggtccttttacccttgcattttcttaactcaaaccataaggattcaacatcttccgatcctacgtCACATCCTTCTACTGATGtggtgccattctttaccagtagagccacaccaccccctctgcctaccttcctatccctccgatacaacgtgtaaaCTTGGGCATTCTGCTCCCATCTACAACCCCATcattcagtcatgattcagtgatgtccacaacgaGAGTCCTTAAATTAAGCCAAGACTTTTGCAAATCCTGCCTGCTAGCATTTTGTTGTTCATGCAGCGGAACACCTAGATTCCTCTTCAGTTCATTCACTTGCAATCACTTTCCATTTTGATAGATATCTGCTTTTTGATTTCCCGCTCTGCATGACTTCCATACTTTCCCACATTAAATTCCGTTTACTAGTCTTTTGCCCACTTGCTCAATATACATATCTATACCCATTGCTGTCAGAGTAGTGTAGTCATAGAACACAGATAGAAGATTTCTGTGTCACTTCACTTGTCCATACCAATCAAATTGCCCACCTgagctagtcccagttgcctgtgTTCAGCTCATCTCCTCTTAACCTTTCTTGTCCACTACCTCTCGAAATGTCTTAAATGATGCCATTtgcctgcctctaccacatcttctggtagctcattctatATGTTCactaccttctgtgtgaaaaatttgcccctcaccttaaatatatgtccTCGACTTAAAACTCCTTGATGCTGGGAAAAAGATTGTGACctttcaccttatctatgtccctcattaCTTTTAAAAACCTCTCTAAAATTATGTCTCAGACTCCTACACTCCATAGAAAAAGGTGCCCCATCCAATCCTGCCTCTATTTTTAACTAAAGCTTTCCAGTTCCCTTAACTTTTCCTTGTGAATCTTTGCTGCATGCTTTCCAGATTTCTCTcaccagtgagggagagagaggtcactCCTGCAACAATGAGAATGGAGACGAGGGACTCACTTTTCCAATGTTACAATCTTCCATGTTACTTCTCCAAGCTGCCCCCACCATCCTGTCTCGAGGACCAAGAGGCTTTCACACTCCATTTAGGAAAAACTTACAGCACTAAATCAGGCTTAGAAACAAAAGCTGCTTCATTTTATCTTCATCACCTTTGCCTTCTTGTTAAATATTGCCCTGTACTGAATATGACCATACTGGAGAGGACACAGTGGGCATTCACTAGGATTTTGTTTGAGATAGAGCATTTGAGTTATATGGAGACGGCTGAAGGCAGAGGAGCAACAatttagaagtatataaaatactGACAGACATAGATAGGGCAGATAGACAGTCTTTTTCCCTGTGTGAAAATATCAAATTCTGGAGGGCACAGCATTACTCTTAGAAAGGGAATGTttaaaagagatttacaaggcaaGATTTTATACACAGAGAACGGTGGATTAGGTGATGGAAGCACCAATGATAGCAATGTTTATAGCAGTTGTGCACCTGAGCAGACAGAGAATGGAGGGGCATAGATGGTATGCAGGAAGATGGGAACATTTTAAATTTGCATCATAAATTATGCAGACATTGTGCGCCGAAGGGTCTgtccctgcactgtactgttccacTTCCTTTCTTAATAGAGACAAAGAagttcagggtcatgtgaagctatgggtgcaggtggtggatggtcaggtgaacagctgatgcatatcacagttcctggttatgcaaccattgatgccaggcagacgatctctgaggagtattgatgatggctggggacacctgtcttgtaaggacactgcccagaagagagCAATATCAAAttacttctgttgaaaaatttgtcAAAATTTGTGGGAggggcagattgggaggcagattttggaaagatgcaaaaataatagggttgttatcacgggtaactttaacttcccgaatattgattggcacctgattagttccaagggtttagatggagcagagtttgttaagtgtgtctaggatggattcctgtcacagtatgtggacaggccgaccgggggaatgccacactagatctagtactaagtAACGAATTGGTCCAGGTCACAGatatctcagtgggtgagcatctgggggacagtgaccgccACTCcctggcccttagcattgtcatggaaaaggatagaatcagagaagacaggaaaatttttaattgggtaaaggcaaattatgaggctataaggctagaacttgcgggtgtgaatttggatgatgtttttgtagggaaatgtactgtggacatgtggtcaatgtttagagatctcttgcaggatgttagggataaatttatcccgatgaggaagataaagaatggtagggtgaagaaaccatgggtgacaagtgaggtggaaaatctagtcaggtggaagaaggcagca
This genomic window contains:
- the LOC134343763 gene encoding alpha-N-acetylneuraminide alpha-2,8-sialyltransferase-like, which encodes MLSIYFLRQSLWLKFWRSWKSEIKTERTGNSICGKQYHLKKLKLCSVVGNTGILANSSCGTEIDRANFVFRCNLPPFVDYKDDVGTKTDIVTSNPIISVNRFKSLNLRRKPFMDHISAYEDAFILLPAFSFSFCTSTSFKVLYTLQDFGTKQQAVFLNPSYMKSISKFWKDNGVNEGFLSSGLIILSAALDMCEEVRLYGFWPFTKDMNGNQFFHHYYDNVLPSRAHKMPAEFYKLMQLHMKGIVKLRAGSCENVRN